The region CAAGCTCCGCGCGGGCCTCAAGTTCCACGACGGTGCGCCGGTGCATGGCGCCGACGTGGTCGCATCCCTCAAGCGCTGGGCCACGCGCGACGCCATGGGCACGCGCCTGATGGCGGCCACGCAGACGCTGGACAGCCCGGCCGCCGACACCTTCCGCTTCGTGCTCAAGCATCCTTACGGCCTGGTGCTGGAAACCTTGGGCAAGCCCGGTGTGCCGGTGCCGTTCATCATGCCGGCGCGCATTGCCGCGACACCGGCGACGACGGCCATCACGGAATACGTGGGGTCGGGTCCCTATCGTTTCGACACGGCGTCTTTCCAGCCCGGCGTGAAGGCGGTCTACCTGAAGAACGCCGATTATGTGGCGCGCGCCGAGCCGGCCGATAATTTCGCGGGTGGCAAGGTGGCCATGTTCGATCGCCTGGAAGTGATCAACATGCCCGACGCGCAGACGGCGGTGAACGCGTTACGCCAGGGCGAGATCGACTTCATCGAGAACGTCGCGCCGGACCTGATGCCCCAGCTCGACGGCGCGCGCGGTGTGACGGTGCAGGGCTATGGCGACAACACGAATATGTACATGCTGCGCATGAACTGGAAGCAGCCGCCGTTCGACAAGGTGAAGGTGCGCCGTGCGGTACTCGCCGCGCTGTATCAGGTCGACTACCTGGAAGCATCGCTGGGGGATCCGCGTTTCTACCAGCTGTGCGGCGCCATGTTGAGCTGCATCTCGGCGTATCGCACCGAAGTGGGCGCGACGCAGACCAGGCCGGCTGACCTGGCGCATGCGCGCGCCTTGTTGAAAGAGGCGGGCTACAAGGGCGAGAAAGTGGTGGTCTTGCATCCCACCGACGTGCGCAGCCTGGTCAATCTGGCGCCGGTGACGGCGCAGGCCTTGCGGGATATCGGCATGAACGTGGAAGTGCAGAATCTCGACTGGGCCACGTTGCTCGCCCGGCGCAGCAAGGACGCGCCCCTGGATCAAGGCGGCTGGAGCATCTTTCATTCGAGCCTGGCCGCGATGGATCTGATCAACCCGATCGTCAATCCCATCCTGGATGACAGCTACCCTGGCTGGGCCAAGGATGACCAGATGAACAAGCTGCGCGACGACTTCGCGCTGGCGTCGGGGCTGGACGAACAGAAGCGGGTGGCGGAAGCGCTGCAACAGCGCGGCTACGACCAGGTGACCTTCGTGCCCTTGGGCGGTTATTCGGAGTTCAAGGCCTACGACGCGAAGTTCGCCGGGATGGTGAAGGCGCCGGTGGTTTTGTTCTGGAAGGGGCAGTAGGGGGCGTCTCTCTCACCCGCGTGGGGCTGAGAAGGGCCTTAAGTTGCTCTAATTTCACCAGAAGTCGCTATTTCAACGACCGTTGAAATAGCCCGATCTACTGAAAAACCGCGCTGGGTGAGCGTGCACCGTAACAATGGCAATAGGACGCCTAGGGGCAAGTCGGCCGGCTCAGGCCGCTCCCGCGCCCCCCTCCGCGCGCCGTACTTGCTTTAGATCGCGTTGCTTGATGACAATTGTCGGTTTCGTATATTTCGACAATTTCGAGTTTCAGTTATCATTGGCTCATGACCACCAAGCCCGTATCCTCCGCCTCGCGCAAAAAAAATAGCGCGGCCCTCAGTCGCACGCCAGCGATACAGCCGCCGCGTGCCCGCGTCATGCCTATGCTAGAGCTGTCCTTTGACGTCGGCCCCGTCGTATCGGTCGTTCGGCGCCATGTAAAGCTCAGCAAGCAGGCGGATGAGGCAATCAGAAGCGAGTTAGCCGACATGTTGAACCATGCAGTCGTGCAACTCCGGCTCACAGAGTACGCGGCTGAGACCAGCGAAGATGATCCAGTGCTGACCACCGAAAAAGCGGCGCAACTTGCGGGGGTCAGCCGGCCCTACATGGTCAAGCTGATCGACTCAGGCGTGGTTCAACTTCACCAAAAAGTTGGCAATCAGCGTCGTGTTTTGCGCAGCGCCATCATCCGCTGGCAAGCTGCCGAGCGTAAGCGGCAGGCAAGCGCGCTCAAGCGCCTGGCCAAAGACCTGGACCAGGAAATCTTTTCATCGTGAGCATTCCCGTCGTGGCTGATGCCGATACGCTATTCGCGGCCACGACACGCGCGCTGCTGATCTACCTTGACTATGAAGGGCTTATCAAGCTGCACTGGTCACCGTTGATCCTCGATGAGGTCTCCTGGGCGCTAACCGAAACCGGACGCAAGCGAACACTTGAAGAAGCTCGGGCTAGCGTTACGCGCATGTCCGACGCCTTGCCCAATGCGATGGTGTCCAAGAAAGACGTACATGCGCAGTTCCATTCAGTCGTCGGGGCTGTTCGGTCCGCCAAAGATACGCATGTTGCGGCTTGCGCCCATTGCTTGGTAGCCGCTGAAGCCTATCCCGGGAGTCCAGTGGTCGCGCTGGTCTCACGCAACACTAAAGATTTCAAGAAAGCTGCGCTCGCCCAACTGGGCATCGCTCTGCACAGCCCGGACAATTTCTTGGATGAGTTGACCGCAGCGCGCCCGAACGGAGTCGCAGCGGCATTCCGCCGATTCCGCTTGGATCTGGCTTCCTCACCCACACCGAAAGTGTTACTCGAACGTTTGGATCGCGACGGGCTGGCGATGGCCGCTGCGCGTCTACTGCAACTACACCAGGCGAAGTCGGCCACGCTATAGATGCCGCAGCCGTCACCAACCCGGTATTGCATGGAATCATGCCCATATGCCGGATTAGTAAATGGGCACGATGTCGTTGGTGACAGCGCCGTGACGCCCGCATGATGGAGTTCTCCCCCCGTCACTGCGAGGTTAGGCATGAGTGCTGTACTGAACCGTATCGAAGTACTCCCCCAATCCGGCTGGACCGGCGCCGAGATCCAAGGCGTTGACCTGCGCCACCCGCTGCCCGAAGAGCACGTCGAGGCCATCCGCGCTGCGCTGAACAAGTGGAAGGTGGTGTACTTCCGCGACCAGTTTCTCACGCACGCGCAGCAGATCGCGTTCGGCAAGCAGTTCGGCGACGTGACACCGGGCCACCCGTACGAAGGCGATGCCGCGCCGAAGGGCCATCCCGAAATCCACACCGTGTCGCCGCAGGCCTACAACCAGCGCTACGGCAAGAGCTACACGCGCAAGCAAGGCGCCAACGGCCCCGGCTGGCATGCCGACGTCACGCCGCTGATCAATCCACCGTCATATTCCATCCTGCGTGCCGAAGTGGTGCCGCCCTTTAGCGGCGACACGCAGTTCACCAATGTCGCCGCAGCCTACCAGGGACTCTCGGAACCTATCCGCCGCCTGATCGACGGTCTGCGCGCGGAACATCGCTTCGGCTCCAACTACAACGCGGAACGCAGTGACGAGCGCATCGGCGAATGGGTGCGTAACAAGCCGCTGGCCTCGGTCCATCCCGTAGTGCGGGTCCATCCCCTGACCGGCGAGCGGGTGATCTACGTCAATCCCAGTTTCACCAAGCACATCGTCGGCGTGTCGCCACGCGAATCGCGTTATCTGCTGGATCTTCTGTTCGACCAGATCCAGCAGCCGGAATACACCGATCGCTTCCGCTGGAAGCCGGGCAGCGTGGCCTTCTGGGACAACCGCGCTGTCCTGCACCTGGCGCCGCGCGACTTCGAGCACCTGGACTTCGAACGAGTGCTCCATCGCATCACCCTGGTCGGTGAAGTGCCGGTGGGCGTGGACGGCAAGCCTTCGGAGTCCATCTCCGGCGATCCTTTCCTGGCGGCGTAAACATGGCGGCCGTCATCACCGCCGCTGCCGACGCAGGCCGGCTCAAATCCGGCGGTGTGGCGCCGCCGGGCGCTAACCGGCCGGTCGAGCGCGACGTTGTTCACGCCGCGCCCGTAGCCTTGGTGGATCCACGCACGCAGGCTCCCCGGGCAGCGGATGCAAGCCGGGTGCCGCGCGTGCTGCAACGCCTGCTCGGCCCGCTCGTGCTGATCGCCGTCTGGCAGGCACTGACGACCTTCGAAGTCTTCGACCCCCGCACGACGCCGGCGCCGCTCACGGTCCTGCGGACGGCGGCTGAACTGGCCAGCAGTGGCGCGCTGGCCGAGAATCTCGCGGCGTCCCTGTTGCTGGTGATCAAGGGCCTGACCCTGGGCATCGCCATCGGGCTGGCGGCGGCGCTGTCTTCCGGGCTTTCGCGTGCCGGCGAGAACATCGTCGACGCCAATATGGAGATCCTGCGCGCGGTGCCGAATTTCGCGCTGCTGCCGATATTGATCGCCTGGTTCGGCATCGACGATCTTTCCAAAGTGCTCCTGATCACCCTGCACGTGGCCGTGTGCATCTACATCAACACGTACAGTGCGATACGCAGCGTGGACAGCACGCTGATCGAAGCCGCCCGCTGCCTGGGTGTCAAGCGTGCCGAGTTGATCGGCGCGGTTATCTTGCCCGGCGCCTTGCCGGGTTTCCTGGTGGGCCTGCGGCTGGCACTTACTGGCGCATGGCTGTCCCTTATCTTCGCCGAGACCATCAACGCGCCGGTTGGCCTGGGCCGCATGATGAGCGACGCAAGGGAATATTTCCGCGTCGACGTCATTTTCGTGCTGCTGGCTATCTACGCGCTGCTGGGACTGCTGTCACTGGCGGTGGTCCGTTTCCTAGAGTCGCGCCTGCTGGCGTGGCGCCGGTCCTACGATGGCGGCTGACCCTCTGCTGCACACGGCGAGCGACGCCAGTTCGCCGGTGGTTTCCCTGCGCCGGCTGACCAAGGCCTTCGGCGACCATGCGGTCTTGCGCGACTTGTCGCTGGATATCGGCCCCGCCGAGTTCGTCGCCCTGCTCGGGCGCAGCGGCTCCGGCAAGAGCACCTTGCTGCGCGTGCTGGGCGCTTTGGATGGCGACGTCACCGGCGACATCCTGGTGCCCAGCCAACGCGCGATCGTGTTCCAGGAAGCGCGCCTGTTCCCTTGGCATCGGGTGCTGCGCAATGTGCTGATGGGTCTGCCGCGCAGCCCGGAGTTCCGCGAGCGGGCCTTGTCCGCGTTGCAGGAAGTGGGCCTGTCGCATCGGCTGCGGGCCTGGCCGCGCACGCTGTCGGGTGGCGAGGCGCAACGCGTCGCGCTGGCGCGCGCCCTGGTGCGCGCGCCGCAACTGCTGTTGCTGGATGAGCCCTTCGGCGCGCTGGACGCGCTGACGCGCTTGCGCATGCACGGGCTGCTGCGCGACCTGTACGCGCGTCACCGTCCTGCCGTCCTGTTGGTGACACACGACGTGGATGAAGCGCTGCAGCTGGCGGATCGTGTGCTGGTCTTGCACGAAGGGCGCATTGCCCTGGATGCCCGTGTCGACCTGCCCGTGCATCAGCGCCATACCGATCCCCGCTTTCCCGTGTTGCGGGCCCGCTTGCTGAGCGAGCTGGGCGTCGCACAGGACTGAGTTTTGTATTTTCCCTGGAGTCGTTCAATGTCAGGTTGGTCCCCATCCGTGTTGTCCTCAAGTGCGGCGAACTATGTGCCGACGCATGCGTTGGCGCGCGCCTTGGCTTGCGGGTTGGCCATTTTCACCATGGCTTGGGCACAGGCTTGTGTGGCGGCGGGTGGCACAGCGGAAGGCGCGGCGAATGGCACGACAAGCGCGCCGGCGGCGGGCGGCACCGCGTCCGCTGACGACGCGGGACTTGCCCAGCGGCTCGCCGCGGCGGTGCCCAAAGGCACGCGCCTGGTCATCGCGGAACAGTCGGGCGAAGCGTCGGCGGCGTGGAAGCTGTCCGGCCTGGGGCAGGACGCGCCTTATCAAGCCACGTTCGCCACCTTCAATGGCGGCCCGGCGGTGCTCGAAGCCTTGGTTTCCGGCGCGGTGGATGTCGGCTATATCGGCGAGGCGCCGATTCCCATCGCGGTGGGCGCCGGCGTGAAGGACCTGGTGGCCATTGCCATTACCGCGAATCCCGGCAGTCCCGCGAACACGTATCTGGTCGTCCAGCCCAATAGTCCTGTGCAGAAGGTGGAAGACCTGCGGGGCAAGAAGGTCGCCTATCCGGCGGGCACGGGCCGCC is a window of Bordetella sp. N DNA encoding:
- a CDS encoding helix-turn-helix domain-containing protein, with the translated sequence MTTKPVSSASRKKNSAALSRTPAIQPPRARVMPMLELSFDVGPVVSVVRRHVKLSKQADEAIRSELADMLNHAVVQLRLTEYAAETSEDDPVLTTEKAAQLAGVSRPYMVKLIDSGVVQLHQKVGNQRRVLRSAIIRWQAAERKRQASALKRLAKDLDQEIFSS
- a CDS encoding ABC transporter substrate-binding protein; this translates as MRLHTLIAATLAAQVLAWTTPTLAAQPSTAATTAKVVLHAPLRVLDPVLTNAYITRNHGYLIYDTLFALDAQARPQPQMVDSWTVSDDKLTWTFKLRAGLKFHDGAPVHGADVVASLKRWATRDAMGTRLMAATQTLDSPAADTFRFVLKHPYGLVLETLGKPGVPVPFIMPARIAATPATTAITEYVGSGPYRFDTASFQPGVKAVYLKNADYVARAEPADNFAGGKVAMFDRLEVINMPDAQTAVNALRQGEIDFIENVAPDLMPQLDGARGVTVQGYGDNTNMYMLRMNWKQPPFDKVKVRRAVLAALYQVDYLEASLGDPRFYQLCGAMLSCISAYRTEVGATQTRPADLAHARALLKEAGYKGEKVVVLHPTDVRSLVNLAPVTAQALRDIGMNVEVQNLDWATLLARRSKDAPLDQGGWSIFHSSLAAMDLINPIVNPILDDSYPGWAKDDQMNKLRDDFALASGLDEQKRVAEALQQRGYDQVTFVPLGGYSEFKAYDAKFAGMVKAPVVLFWKGQ
- a CDS encoding PIN domain-containing protein, which codes for MSIPVVADADTLFAATTRALLIYLDYEGLIKLHWSPLILDEVSWALTETGRKRTLEEARASVTRMSDALPNAMVSKKDVHAQFHSVVGAVRSAKDTHVAACAHCLVAAEAYPGSPVVALVSRNTKDFKKAALAQLGIALHSPDNFLDELTAARPNGVAAAFRRFRLDLASSPTPKVLLERLDRDGLAMAAARLLQLHQAKSATL
- a CDS encoding TauD/TfdA family dioxygenase yields the protein MSAVLNRIEVLPQSGWTGAEIQGVDLRHPLPEEHVEAIRAALNKWKVVYFRDQFLTHAQQIAFGKQFGDVTPGHPYEGDAAPKGHPEIHTVSPQAYNQRYGKSYTRKQGANGPGWHADVTPLINPPSYSILRAEVVPPFSGDTQFTNVAAAYQGLSEPIRRLIDGLRAEHRFGSNYNAERSDERIGEWVRNKPLASVHPVVRVHPLTGERVIYVNPSFTKHIVGVSPRESRYLLDLLFDQIQQPEYTDRFRWKPGSVAFWDNRAVLHLAPRDFEHLDFERVLHRITLVGEVPVGVDGKPSESISGDPFLAA
- a CDS encoding ABC transporter permease, whose product is MAAVITAAADAGRLKSGGVAPPGANRPVERDVVHAAPVALVDPRTQAPRAADASRVPRVLQRLLGPLVLIAVWQALTTFEVFDPRTTPAPLTVLRTAAELASSGALAENLAASLLLVIKGLTLGIAIGLAAALSSGLSRAGENIVDANMEILRAVPNFALLPILIAWFGIDDLSKVLLITLHVAVCIYINTYSAIRSVDSTLIEAARCLGVKRAELIGAVILPGALPGFLVGLRLALTGAWLSLIFAETINAPVGLGRMMSDAREYFRVDVIFVLLAIYALLGLLSLAVVRFLESRLLAWRRSYDGG
- a CDS encoding ABC transporter ATP-binding protein, whose amino-acid sequence is MAADPLLHTASDASSPVVSLRRLTKAFGDHAVLRDLSLDIGPAEFVALLGRSGSGKSTLLRVLGALDGDVTGDILVPSQRAIVFQEARLFPWHRVLRNVLMGLPRSPEFRERALSALQEVGLSHRLRAWPRTLSGGEAQRVALARALVRAPQLLLLDEPFGALDALTRLRMHGLLRDLYARHRPAVLLVTHDVDEALQLADRVLVLHEGRIALDARVDLPVHQRHTDPRFPVLRARLLSELGVAQD